DNA sequence from the Halococcus salsus genome:
GACGGTGTAGCCGAGGTCGGCGAAGATCGATCTGGCCTCCTCGGACGGGGTCGTGGTAACAGTCCCCATGAGCCAGCACTACGATAGCGGTCGTGATAAGTGTTCGCGTGGGGTGGGATTTGGGCGGTCACTCGTGGGCGGCGTCCCACTCGTCGGGTTTCTTGATGTTGGCACAGCCGTTGCACTTGATCCGCCCCATCGCGTCCATCGCGTTGTCGAAACTGGCGCAGTTGCTACAGAAGTAGCCCCACCGGCTCTCGCCGGCTTCGTCGGCGTACGCGGCGAAGAACGGTCCCTTCGACCCCCGCTCGGCCTCCGTGCGGTCGACGTAGAGGGTCCGCCCGCCGGCGGTCGTCGTCGCGTCCATGTCCCGATCCGGGCCCCGACGTTCAAGTGACTGCTGGGTTCGCTCGTTCGCGGGATAGAAAGATTGAGGCCACCAGCCCCACTGGGTTCGGGGAATGAGTCTGGTCGTCGTGCCGGTTCGGTATCCGTTGAGCGAACACTCCCGCCGAACGCTCCGGACCGCGATCGACGTCGCCGAGGAGCGCGACGCCAACCTCAGCGTGCTCCACATCGACCTCTATCAGGCGAGCCAACGGGTCACCCAGGCCGAGCTGAAGCGCGCGGTCGAACGCGAGTTCGGTCGGCTCCCGAACGCACGCTACGCGGTTCGGACGGGGTTCCTCGTCGAGGAGACCATCCTCGACGAAGTCGCCACCGAAGGGGCCGACGTCGTGGTGATCGGCCGAAAGCAGACCAGCCGGTGGCGGCGGATGATACGGCGGGTCACCGACGAACCCGACGTCGCTCGATTCCTCCGGAACCAGCTCGACTGCGACGTCGTCACCGCCCCGCGAAAGGAGTGATCGGTCGTGGACGCATCGGCCGTGGACGAGCTACTGTAGCCCGCCGGGACCACCGGGGTCGCCAGGGCTACGTCCCCCATCGCGGAACCGCGGCTCGTCGTCCTCGTCGAACACCACGTGGGTGTGCGGGTAGGGGAACTCCACGCCCGCCCCGCCGAACGCCTCCCAGACGTTCTCCTGCACCCCCGAGCGCACTGTCAGGAGTTTGTACGGCTCCTTCACCCAGTAGCGGAGGGTCAACAACACGCCGTTGTCGGCGAACTCGTTGATGTAGCACGTCGGCGCGGCGGGATAGCGTGCGCTCCCGATCCGGATGTCCGGGCCGCCGCGGATCACGCTGTCGACGTCGCGGGCCGAGCGCTCGATCAGGTCGCGCGCCACGTCGAGGTCGCCCTCGTAGGTCACGAGGATGTCGAGCGAGAGCCTGGTCCGTGGGTCCTCGGCCGAGTAGTTGATCACGTCGCGCTCGCGGATCGTGCCGTTCGGGATCACGAGGAAGGTGTTGTCGAGCGTGAAGATCTTGGTGTACTGGAAGGTGATGTCCTCGACGAACCCCCTCGTCCCCCCGTCGGTGTCGACGATCTCGATCATGTCGCCGATCTCGTAGGACTGGTCGGTGAGGACGAACAGCCCGCTGACGAACCCACCGAGGATCGGCGAGATCACGACCGCGACCGCGGCCGTGAGCACCGTCACCGAGAGGAAGATGTTGTCGAGCCCCACGCCGAGGAAGCCCGCCGCGATCAGGAGCGCGAAGAACATCACGACGGCGCGTATCGTCCGTAGGACCGCTCGACTCACGCTCGGTCGACGGAACCGACGGGCGACACGGCGACCGAGGAGTTCGACGAGCCGCTTCGAGCCGTACCACGCGAGGACGAGCACGACGACCGCGAGCACCAACTGGATAGTCCACGGGGGAACCCAGCCCGGCAGCAACTCCTGGACGAAGTCGACGGTCTGCTCGGAACCCTGCTGGAGGCTGCTCGAGTTGTTCTCCTCGGTGGCGTTCGTGACCGCCGTCGGGAGGCCCGTCTGCAGCACCGCTGACAGTACCCAGCTCATCACGACTCCCGCCTCCATACCCTCGGCAACCTGTCGTAGCGAAAAAAGGTTGCGAACCCACCTTTCGGGCCCCACCTTTTGCTGCGCTCGCCTTCGGCTCGCTGGCAAAATGTGGATCAAAAGCGCTGCGCGCTCCCGTTGGTCGCCCTCGCGCCCGCTCACTCACTTCGTTCGTTCGCGGTAGGACCACTGACACCTCCGCAACCGCACGGCACCGCAGAAGCCCTCGCACTCCCTTCGGTCGTGCTCGCCCTTCATCCTCCAGGCCCGCACCGCTCCCGCAACGGCACCGTGCCATCGCACCGCGGCCCGTTCGCTTCGCGCCAAGAACCATCTATCACTGCCCACCGTGACGAGTGCTGACGTGCTACGCTCCGGCAAAACGGTCGCGGAAAGTCGGGTTTTTGCGTCTCCAACGGCGACCGAGAGCCAGTGACAGAAACGGGAGGAGGATCCCTGAAACTCTTCAAAAACAGGGAATTCGTTGCATTGGCAAGCACCGCGTTCGCGCGGAGCCAGGCCTACTCCACCATCCTGATCGCGCTCGCGCTCTATGCGGACCTCTTCCAGACCTCGGGCACCGTCGAGGGGCTGTTCGGGACGGCGTTCGCGCTGATCCAGCTCATCGTCGTCCTCCCGCTCGGGCGGCTGGTCGACACCCACAACGCCAAACACTTCCTGCTGGCCGGGCTCGGGGTCAACGTCCTCGCGTTCGTCGGGTTCGCGCTCGTCGGCAACGCGACCGACGTGATCCTCGTCCGGATCCTCCAGGGAGCGGGTGCGAGCCTCCTCTGGATCACCGGCTCGGCGGTGGTCGGCGAACTCAGCCCCGACGCCGAGCGCGGCCGGTGGCTCGGGACCTACAACCAGGTCGCGGCGTTCTCGAGCCTCGCGGGCGACGTCGTCGGTGGCTTGCTCCTGTTCACCTACGGCTTCACGCTCACCTACGCGGTGCTCTCGGTGGTCACGATCCTCGCGACCCTCACCGTCTTCGCCTACCTCCGGGACAATCCCGGTGGGAAAACCGACCCCGAGGAAGCCACCGGGACCGAAACCCTCCGGACCCTCCTCGACCGGACCGCGGTCCGCGCGCTCGTGGTCTTTCGCCTGGGATTCGGCTTCGGGAAGATGGCCGTCATCACTTTTCTGCCGATCTACGCCCACACCGAGTTCGGGATGAACCCGCTGTTCGTCGCGGCGATCCTCGCCGGCGGCAAACTCACCAAGACCCTCTTTCAGGGTGTCGTCGGCGGCTACACCGACCGCGTCGGGCACAAACACCACTTCGTCGTGGCGGGCGCGCTGGTCTACGCGGTCGGCACCGCGATGATCCCCTTCGCGGGGAGCGCGGCCAGCGTCCTCCCCGGCCTCTCGTTCGCGGTGTTCGGTGAATCGGTCCGGCTCGCGCCGGCCTTCTTCGTGCTGTTCGCCGCCTACGCCGTGATCGGCGTGGCCGACAGCCTCCGGCTCCCGGCGAGCATGGCGCTGTTCGTCGAGGAGGGCGAGCACTTCGGTGCGGTCGCCGCAAGCCTCTCGCTCCGCTCGGTCGCCTGGAAGGTCGGCGAGGTGATCGGCCCGTTCACCGTCGGCGTGCTCTGGGACGCCACCTCGGTGTTCGTCGCCTTCTTCGTCGCCGCCGGCCTCATCGTCGTCGCCACCGGCGTCTTCGTCGCGCTCTACAGCGTCGACCCGACACCCGCGCGGAGTCCAGTGCCCAGCGACTGAGACGGTCCCCACCCGGGGCACGGCTGGTCGACGACTTACCTACCGGCTCCCGTCGACACCGCCGTTCACGTCGATACCCGTACGTTTAAAACGGCTGACTGACCAAATAGTCAACGTGACTCCCGAACTCATGAAACCGTTCCTTGAGACCGACCGGCCGCCCGAACGTGGGGTGGTCGGATGAGATTGTTCGATACCGACCGACGAGTGCTCACCCTCGCGTTCGCGCGGATGGCGGACTCGATCGGGAACTCGTTTCTGATCATCGTTCTGCCGCTCTACATCGGGAGCGGCGTCGTCACCGGTCAGACGTTCGGCCTGGGCGTCGCGCTGGTCACGGGGATCATCCTCTCGGCGTTCGGCTTCTTCAGCACCGCCCTCCAGCCGATCGCGGGCTACCTCTCCGACCGCACCGGCAGCCGCCGGATCTTCATCGTCATCGGGCTGTTGATCCTCACGGTCGCGAACTTCGTCTACTCGCTCGCCGACAGCTACGCGCTGATGCTCGTGATCCGCGGGCTCCAGGGTATCGGTGTCGCGATCACGATCCCGTCGACGGTCGCGCTGGTCAACGAGGTCACCACGGACGACTCGCGCGGCGGCGACATGGGCATTTTCAACACCTTCCGGTTCGTGGGCTTCGCCGCCGGACCGATCCTCGCCGGAAGCGTCGTCAACGGCGGCCCCTACCGGGTCGTCGGCCTCGCGATGACGGGCTTCGAGGCCGCCTTCTACATCGCGGCCCTCGGCTCGCTGATCGGCGCGGTGCTCATCATGCTGTTCGTCGAGGACCCACATCCCGACGAACAGGACGCGGAGGCGGGCAGTGACCTCGGATTCGCGGTCTTCGACCACGACCACGACACCCTGATCGACCCCGTCTTCGCGCTCGGGCTCGCGCTCCTCACCGTGGCGATCGGCATCGCGCTGATCGAACCGCTCCAGACGGACATCAACAACCACCTCGACCAGGGCGCACAGCTGTTCAGCATCGAGTTCTCCGCGTTCATCGTAGCGCAGGTGTTCCTCCAGACGCCGATCGGCACCGCGAGCGACCGCTACGGCCGCCGACCGTTCATCCTCGGCGGACTGATCGTGCTCGTGCCGGCGATGCTCGCCCAGGGCCTCGTGACGACCCCGATCGGGATGATCGCCACGCGACTCGTCCAGGGCGCGGCGGCCGCGACCGCCTTCGCGCCCGGCTTCGCGCTCGCCGGTGACATCGCCCAGGGCGGGAACTCCGGGACGACCTTCTCGGTGCTGACGATGGCCTTCACGCTCGGGACCGCCATCGGCCCGCTGCTCGCGGGCTACCTCATCAGCTTCGGCTACGTCGTCCCGTTCGCCTTCGGAGCCGTCCTCTCGGCGCTCGGCGCGCTCCTCGTCTACTCACAGGTCGAGGAGACCCACGCGACCACCGCCGGAACCCCGGGCGGCGGGCAACCGACGAGCCAGGACTGAGCCCGGTCAGAACAGGTCTTCTGCGACGAGCCGGTCGACCGCTTCCCGAAGCCGTTCCTCGCTGTTCGCGTACGAGAACCGCGCGTAGCCCGGCGTCCCGAACGCGCTGCCGGGCACCGTGGCGACGTGGGCGTCGTCGATCGCGGCCTCGCACCACGCGGAGTCGTCTTCGTCTACTGGCACCATCATGTAGAACGCCCCTTCGGGGGCCGACACCTCGACCCCGTGGTCGGCGAGCAGATCCACGAGGAGGTCGCGGCGCTCCTCGAAGGCCTCGGCCATCTCCACAACTGCATCGTCGGTGTTCGTGATGGCCTCGACCCCGGCGCGCTGGGTGAAGTTCGCGGCCGAGGAGACCGAGTGCGACTGGACCTTGCTCGCCTGGGAGATCAGGTTCTCGGGCGCGGCGAGGTAGCCGAGCCGCCAGCCGGTCATCGAGTAGGCCTTCGAGAAACCGTTGATCGTCACTGTACGGCTCGCCATCCCATCGAGGCTTCCGAGGCTCACCGGGTCGACACCGTAGGTGATCTCCTTGTAGATCTCGTCGGAGATCACGGTGATGTCGTGTTCGACCGCGAGGTCGCGGACGCCGCGGAGCGCCTCGTCCGAGAACACTGCGCCCGAGGGGTTCGACGGCGAGTTCACGACGAGCAGCTCCGTTTCGTCCGAGACCGTCTCGGCGAGTTCGGGGAGCGCGGGTTCGAGCTGGAAGTCGTGGGCCGCGAGGTCGACCCGCGAGAGCGACCCGCCGGCGAGCTTCACCATCGCCTCGTAGGAGACCCACGCGGGGTCGAGCAGGCAGACCTCGTCCTCGTCGTCGATGAGGCTCTGGAAGGTCTCGAAGAGCGCCTGCTTGCCACCCGGCGTGACGATGACGTCGTCGGCCGTGTAGTCGAGCCCATCACCCTGGAGCTTCTCGGCGATCGCCTCGCGGAGTTCGGGCACGCCGTTCGTGGGTGCGTAGCCCGTGTAGCCCGCGTCCATCGCGTCCTTTCCGGCCTCGACGACGTTTTCGGGGGTGGGGAAGTCGGGCTCGCCGACGCTGAGGTCGACCACGTCGACCCCGTCGGCTTCGAGTTCGCTCGCGGCGTCGCTGATCGCGAGGGTGGCGCTCGGCTCGACGCGCTCGACCCGGTCGGCGAAGTTCATGCTCATGCCAGGGCCTCCAGTTGGTCGAGCGCGCTGTCGACGGCTTCGGCACCCTTGCCGGTCCGCTCGCGCGCCTCCGCCATGCTCATGTCGGGCCCCAGGATCCCGAGCGAGACGGGGGTGTCGCGGTCGAGACTCACGTCCATCAGTGCTTGCGCGGCCGTTCGGACGATCACGTCGTCGTGGTCGGTGTCGCCCGAGACCACCGGTCCGAGCACACAGACGGCCTCGATGGCGTCCTTCCGGGCGAGGCGGTCGGCGGCGAGCGGGGTATCGTACGCACCCGGTACCGGTATCGTCTCTTCGATCTCGGCCCCGCGGTCGTCGGCGGCCCCGCGTGCGCTCCGTTCCATCTCCGCGGCGAGTTCGTCGTAGAACTGCGCGATAACCAATCCCAAACTGGGCATACTCGCCGGGTCGCGAGCGCCCCTCAAAGACCTACCGCTCCAGTCCCACGCGGCGTGAAGTTGCTGAGACCGGGACACGAGATCGTTTCAAACCGAAACAAGCAGAACGATTGCCTGTTATTTACTTGTATGCCAACCGTTCGGACGAACGGGATTCGGACGTACTACGAGGACTCTGGTGACGGCCCGCCGGTCGTGTTTCTCCACGGTGCGATGAGCGACCATCGAATCTGGGCTGAACGGATGCAACCGCTCGCTACCGACTATCGGATCGTTGTCTACGACCTCAGAGGCCACGGCCGCACCGGCGGCTCCGAACGTAACTCTTACTCGATCGATCTGTATGCCGAGGACCTTCACGCGCTCGTCGAAGCTCTGAATCTCGATCGACCGGCGGTCTGTGGTCTCTCGCTGGGCGGGATGATCGCACAGGCGTATGCGGCCAACTATCCGAACGAGATCAGTGCGTTGTGTACGTTCGGGACACGCACGCCGACCATTCTGTCGCGCGGGGAGTGGGTCGAGCGCCGAGGGATCCCGAAACTCGCGGATGCGCTCTCCCCTTTCCTCGACCCGGATCGCCTCTGGAACGTACTGGATATGTACTACGAACGGCGATACGGAGAGGAGGCGATCGGCGACCTCGAAGCGGCGGAACGACTCCAGCGAAGCCACGCTGCGGAATTCCCCGAAGTACATGAAGAGGAGTTGGCGAAGATCGACGACGTGCTCGCGTCGTATCCGTCGGTCTCCCTCGACCACTCGTCGATCACCGTTCCGTCGTTGCTCATGTACGGGGAACGAGAGACGGAGAGCGCTATCCGTCACGCCGGATACATGGCAACCGAGATTCCCGACGCCGAGACCCGTGGGATACCGAACGCCGGCCACAACTCACACGTCGACAATCCAGAGTTCATCATCGAGTCACTTCGTGAGTTCTTCGCGACGGCTGTCGAGTGACGGCCGGCGACCCCAAACGAAACACTCCTATTCCATCCCCGAGGTCCAACGGGCATGGCATCGACCGACGGCACCGCCTCCCGTCAGCGTGCCGGCCGCGGCCGTCGGGTCGTCTTCGCCGTCGTCGCCATCGCCCTCCTCGGGCTCCTCGCCCGACTCGCCTTCCTCGGCGACCGCACCGCCCACTGGGACGAGGCTCGCGTCGCCTACTGGACGCTCCACTACCTCGATACTGGGTTGTTCGAGTACCAGCCTATCATCCACGGGCCGTTCCTCCAGCAGGTCAATCGAGCCGTGTTCGCGGTGCTCGGCCCGAACGACTTCACGATGCGGCTGGTCGTCGCGCTCCTCGGCGCTGGCCTCCCGCTCGTCGCGCTCTGCTTTCGCGAGCGCCTCTCGGGTGTCGAAACCGTCGCGCTCGCCGGCTTCCTCGCGTTCGACCCGCTCGTGCTCTACTACTCGCGGTTCATGCGGAGCGACCTCCCGCTCGCGGCCTTCGCGCTCCTCGCGCTCGGCTGCTTCGTCCGCGCGCTCGACACCCGAAAACCGCGCTCCCTCCACGCCGGCGTGCTCGCGTTCGCGCTCGCAGTCACCACGAAGGAATACGTCCTCGTCTACGTCGTGACGTGGCTCGGCGCGCTCGTACTCCTCGCCGACCATCGACTGTTCGGTTGCGGTCTCCCGACCGACTGGCGGGGGCGGCTCCGCGTGCGCATCCGATCGGCCCGACCGGCGCTCCGACGCTGGCTCCCCCACCTCCTCGCGAGCTTCGTGGCGTTCCTCGTCGTCGTGGTCTACTTCTACGCCCCGCGGACCGGCCCGAACGGCGGTCCGGGGTTCGACGACCTCTTCGCCGATCCGACGGTGCTGCCGGCGGTGGTCGGCGAGGCGACCATCGGGTCGTGGCAGGCCTTCGTCTCGCTCTGGGTCGGCGGCGGCCACCAAGACCACGCCTACCTCCCGTTCCTCGGGAGCGCCGCCGAGACCCTCTTCGTCGGTTCGGGCGCGCTGGCGGTGCTCTCGGTGGTCGGCTTCCTCGTCGACCGCTACGCGGACGACGGCCCGCGCGACCTCGTCGCCTTCTGTTTCTACTGGGGGTTTGTCAGCGTGCTCGGCTATCCCATCATCGCCGACATCGCCGCGCCCTGGACGGTCCTCCACGCCGTGGTCCCGCTCGCGGTGCCGGCGGCGGTCGGGGTGGGCGCGCTCTACCGCCGGGGTTACACGGCGCTCGCCAGCGAGAACCGCCCCGCCGTCGCCGCGGTCGCAGTCATGGGATTGCTCGTCGTGGGTCAGGTCGGGTTCGTCGCCACCACGGACGTCTACCTCGACGACCAGTCCGACGCCAACCCCCTCGTGCAGTACGCCCAGCCCGCGAGCGACCTCCATCCCGCACTCCACGAGATGGAGTCGGTGAGCGCCGCGAATTCGGGGACCGACCTCCTGCTCTACGGCGACTTCCTCGTGGCCAACACCACTGGCACCCGCGAGCCCGGCTGTTCGGAGTGGTTCGACGTCCTCCCGCTGCCGTGGTACTTCGAGGCCGAGGACGTACGCGTCGCGTGCGCCCGGAACGACTCGGCGTTCGAGTCGGCGATGAACCGGAGCCATCCGCCGGTCGTGGTGAGCCTCAGTTCGGATGCCGACTCGCTCGAACCCCGGCTCGCCGGCTACGAGGCCTATCCCGAGGTCATCCGGACGCAGGACACCAGCCGGACCAACATCACGGTCTTCGTCGAGGGGGCCGCAGCGAACGCGAGCGATACGCCTTAATCCCGTGCGTCGAAACCCGGAGCCATGAAACTCAGCACCCCCGGTCCGGTGGTCGGCGTCGTCGGCGGCGGGCAGCTCGGTCGGATGCTCGGCGAGGCCGCCGGCCCGCTCGGCGTCGAACTGGTCGCGAGCGACCCGACGCCCGACCCGCCCGCGAGCCCCGTGGTGAGCGAGACCGTCGAGGGGGACTTCGACGACGCCGAGACCATCGACGAACTCGCCGAACGCGCCGACGTCCTGACCTACGAGATCGAACTCGCCGACCCCGACAAACTCGAACGTGCGAGCGAGAAACACGGCGTTCCCGTCCATCCCGCCCCCGAAACCCTCCGGACGATCCAGGACAAACTCGTCCAGAAGCGTCGCCTCGGTGAGGCTGGGATCCCGGTCCCCGAGTTCCGCGCGGTCGAGAGCGCCGACGACCTCCGCGAGGCCCTCGACGACCTCGGCTACCCGGGGATGCTCAAGGCCCGCGAGGGAGGCTACGACGGCCGTGGGAACGTCCCCGTCGACTCGCCCGACGACGTCGACGAGGCGTTCGAAGCGATCGACGGCCCGGCGATGATAGAGGAACACGTTCCGTTCGACCGGGAACTCTCGGTGATCGGGGTTCGGGGTGCCGACGAGCACCGGGTGTTCACCCCGGGTGAGAACGTTCACGAAGAAGAGATCCTGCGTGAGACGGTGATCCCGGCACGGGTCTCCGACGAGGTTCGTGAACGCGCGAAAGCCGTCGCACGCGACGTCCTCGACTTTTTGGATGGACGTGGCGTGTTCGGCATCGAACTCTTCGAGACAAACGGGGAGATCTCGGTCAACGAGATCGCGCCCCGGCCCCACAACTCCGGGCACTGGACCATCGAGGGCGCGCGGACCTCCCAGTTCGAACAGCACATTCGGGCCGTGCTCGGCTGGCCGCTCGGCGCGACCGACACCCGCGAGACGACGGTCATGAAGAACTTCTTGGGGGACGTCGACGAGCCGAAACCCGCCGAACTCGACGGGATCGAGGCCATCCTCGAAGACGCCGCCGCGAACGTCCACTGGTACGGCAAACGCGAGGCGCGCCCGCTCCGGAAGATGGGCCACGTCACGCTGACCGACGGCGAGCGCTCGCCCGACGACCTGCTCGCGCACGCTCGCGACCTCGTGGACGCGACGACGTTTCACTGAGTCGGGCGAGGGTTAATCCCGCACCGCGGCGAGTGGGCCGTATGACCTCACGGGACGTGAACCTCGACGAGATCGAACGTCGGCGCGACCGCCTCGTCGAGCGGTTCGGCGACGCACCCGTGGTCGAGCGTCACGACACGCCGGCACCCGACGTCTTCGAGGAGTGGATCGAGCTCTCCGAGACCGGGTATCTTGGCAGTGCGTACGCCCTCGTCAGGCGACCGCCCGAGAAGCTTCCCTCGCTCACGGAGTCGATGGCGGTGGATGGGGAGGAGCGCGAGCGCGTGCTGTTGATACTCGGTCGTGGCGGCTCGAAATGGGGCGTTCCGGGTGGCGGCCAGGAGGACGAGGAGACGATGGCGGAGACCGTACTGCGGGAAGTCGAAGAAGAGGTCGGTATCGACATCGCCCTCACCGGGATCGGCCATATGCGTCACGAGATCGCCACCTGTGAGGGCTACGACGAGCGCCTCCACGTCCTCCGGGTGTTCTTTCGGGCCGACTACGTTGACGGGTCGATCACGATCCAGCCCGGCGAGCTGAACGGGGCGGTGTGGTTCGCCGACCCGCCGGAACCGGAACGGCTGTCGTCCTCGACGCAACGACTGCTCGACGGCTGGCGAACGGCGTAGCGCACCGCCGACCGTCGCGCGACCGCAACGGCGAAGACCCGCCGACCGCATCCCCTCGCATGGCCGACGACATCGACGCGCTGATCGAGGAGCTGTACGAGGAAGCCGACGAGAACCGACCCGAGGCAGAGACGCCCGACGTGGGGATAATCATGGGCTCCGATTCCGACCTCGACACGATGGCCGGGGCGTACGAAGCGCTCTTCGACCTCGGATTCTCCGAGGTGACTGTGGACGGAACTCCCGAAAACCGATTCACCTTCGAGAGTTACGTCGTCTCCGCCCATCGAACTCCTGAACTGATGTACGCCTACGCCGAGACCGCCGCCGACCGTGGGCTCTCGGTCATCATCGCGGGCGCGGGCGGGAAGTCCGCCGATCTCCCGAACATGACCGCCTCGATCGCGTTCCCGGTGTCCGTGATCGGGGTGCCAGTGCAAGAGAAGTCCGTGGATTCGGTGATCGGGATGCCGACCGGCGCGCCCATCGTCGCGGTCGACGCCGGAAAGTCCTACAACGCGGGTCTCTCGGCGGTCCAGGTCCTCGCGAGCGAACACGACGAGCTCGCGGAGCGGCTCGTCGAGTACCACGACGACCTCGTGAGCGGGGTCGCGGACGTCTCGCGGGCGCTCCACGACCGGGGGATCGAGGGCTTCCGCGAGCGCGACGGATAGCCGGTCGAACGTGGGATGCGACCGGGTTTCGGGCCGACGTCGGTGGGAAAGAATCAATCCTTATATGAGTGGGTTCCCAAGCCCGAACACGAGACAGACCACATGAATCAATGGATAGCCGTCGGGGCGCTGGCGCTGGTCGCGATCGTCATCCCGCTGTCGTTCATCGTGATATCGAGCCTGTTGCGACCCAGCGTTCCCGAACAAGGAAAGACCGCGGTCTACGAGTCGGGCGAGGTCCCGACCGGCGACACCCGGATCCGGTTCAACATCCAGTACTACATGGTCGCGTTGCTGTTCCTCGTCTTCGACATCGAGACGGTCCTGATCTTCCCCTGGACCGTCATCTACCGCGACGCGGTCGCGGAGTTCGGGCTGGCCTCGACGCTCGGCCCGA
Encoded proteins:
- a CDS encoding DUF5816 domain-containing protein produces the protein MDATTTAGGRTLYVDRTEAERGSKGPFFAAYADEAGESRWGYFCSNCASFDNAMDAMGRIKCNGCANIKKPDEWDAAHE
- a CDS encoding universal stress protein, whose translation is MSLVVVPVRYPLSEHSRRTLRTAIDVAEERDANLSVLHIDLYQASQRVTQAELKRAVEREFGRLPNARYAVRTGFLVEETILDEVATEGADVVVIGRKQTSRWRRMIRRVTDEPDVARFLRNQLDCDVVTAPRKE
- a CDS encoding mechanosensitive ion channel family protein produces the protein MEAGVVMSWVLSAVLQTGLPTAVTNATEENNSSSLQQGSEQTVDFVQELLPGWVPPWTIQLVLAVVVLVLAWYGSKRLVELLGRRVARRFRRPSVSRAVLRTIRAVVMFFALLIAAGFLGVGLDNIFLSVTVLTAAVAVVISPILGGFVSGLFVLTDQSYEIGDMIEIVDTDGGTRGFVEDITFQYTKIFTLDNTFLVIPNGTIRERDVINYSAEDPRTRLSLDILVTYEGDLDVARDLIERSARDVDSVIRGGPDIRIGSARYPAAPTCYINEFADNGVLLTLRYWVKEPYKLLTVRSGVQENVWEAFGGAGVEFPYPHTHVVFDEDDEPRFRDGGRSPGDPGGPGGLQ
- a CDS encoding MFS transporter; its protein translation is MTETGGGSLKLFKNREFVALASTAFARSQAYSTILIALALYADLFQTSGTVEGLFGTAFALIQLIVVLPLGRLVDTHNAKHFLLAGLGVNVLAFVGFALVGNATDVILVRILQGAGASLLWITGSAVVGELSPDAERGRWLGTYNQVAAFSSLAGDVVGGLLLFTYGFTLTYAVLSVVTILATLTVFAYLRDNPGGKTDPEEATGTETLRTLLDRTAVRALVVFRLGFGFGKMAVITFLPIYAHTEFGMNPLFVAAILAGGKLTKTLFQGVVGGYTDRVGHKHHFVVAGALVYAVGTAMIPFAGSAASVLPGLSFAVFGESVRLAPAFFVLFAAYAVIGVADSLRLPASMALFVEEGEHFGAVAASLSLRSVAWKVGEVIGPFTVGVLWDATSVFVAFFVAAGLIVVATGVFVALYSVDPTPARSPVPSD
- a CDS encoding MFS transporter, giving the protein MRLFDTDRRVLTLAFARMADSIGNSFLIIVLPLYIGSGVVTGQTFGLGVALVTGIILSAFGFFSTALQPIAGYLSDRTGSRRIFIVIGLLILTVANFVYSLADSYALMLVIRGLQGIGVAITIPSTVALVNEVTTDDSRGGDMGIFNTFRFVGFAAGPILAGSVVNGGPYRVVGLAMTGFEAAFYIAALGSLIGAVLIMLFVEDPHPDEQDAEAGSDLGFAVFDHDHDTLIDPVFALGLALLTVAIGIALIEPLQTDINNHLDQGAQLFSIEFSAFIVAQVFLQTPIGTASDRYGRRPFILGGLIVLVPAMLAQGLVTTPIGMIATRLVQGAAAATAFAPGFALAGDIAQGGNSGTTFSVLTMAFTLGTAIGPLLAGYLISFGYVVPFAFGAVLSALGALLVYSQVEETHATTAGTPGGGQPTSQD
- a CDS encoding pyridoxal phosphate-dependent aminotransferase yields the protein MSMNFADRVERVEPSATLAISDAASELEADGVDVVDLSVGEPDFPTPENVVEAGKDAMDAGYTGYAPTNGVPELREAIAEKLQGDGLDYTADDVIVTPGGKQALFETFQSLIDDEDEVCLLDPAWVSYEAMVKLAGGSLSRVDLAAHDFQLEPALPELAETVSDETELLVVNSPSNPSGAVFSDEALRGVRDLAVEHDITVISDEIYKEITYGVDPVSLGSLDGMASRTVTINGFSKAYSMTGWRLGYLAAPENLISQASKVQSHSVSSAANFTQRAGVEAITNTDDAVVEMAEAFEERRDLLVDLLADHGVEVSAPEGAFYMMVPVDEDDSAWCEAAIDDAHVATVPGSAFGTPGYARFSYANSEERLREAVDRLVAEDLF
- the ribH gene encoding 6,7-dimethyl-8-ribityllumazine synthase; the protein is MPSLGLVIAQFYDELAAEMERSARGAADDRGAEIEETIPVPGAYDTPLAADRLARKDAIEAVCVLGPVVSGDTDHDDVIVRTAAQALMDVSLDRDTPVSLGILGPDMSMAEARERTGKGAEAVDSALDQLEALA
- a CDS encoding alpha/beta fold hydrolase, which produces MPTVRTNGIRTYYEDSGDGPPVVFLHGAMSDHRIWAERMQPLATDYRIVVYDLRGHGRTGGSERNSYSIDLYAEDLHALVEALNLDRPAVCGLSLGGMIAQAYAANYPNEISALCTFGTRTPTILSRGEWVERRGIPKLADALSPFLDPDRLWNVLDMYYERRYGEEAIGDLEAAERLQRSHAAEFPEVHEEELAKIDDVLASYPSVSLDHSSITVPSLLMYGERETESAIRHAGYMATEIPDAETRGIPNAGHNSHVDNPEFIIESLREFFATAVE
- a CDS encoding flippase activity-associated protein Agl23 → MASTDGTASRQRAGRGRRVVFAVVAIALLGLLARLAFLGDRTAHWDEARVAYWTLHYLDTGLFEYQPIIHGPFLQQVNRAVFAVLGPNDFTMRLVVALLGAGLPLVALCFRERLSGVETVALAGFLAFDPLVLYYSRFMRSDLPLAAFALLALGCFVRALDTRKPRSLHAGVLAFALAVTTKEYVLVYVVTWLGALVLLADHRLFGCGLPTDWRGRLRVRIRSARPALRRWLPHLLASFVAFLVVVVYFYAPRTGPNGGPGFDDLFADPTVLPAVVGEATIGSWQAFVSLWVGGGHQDHAYLPFLGSAAETLFVGSGALAVLSVVGFLVDRYADDGPRDLVAFCFYWGFVSVLGYPIIADIAAPWTVLHAVVPLAVPAAVGVGALYRRGYTALASENRPAVAAVAVMGLLVVGQVGFVATTDVYLDDQSDANPLVQYAQPASDLHPALHEMESVSAANSGTDLLLYGDFLVANTTGTREPGCSEWFDVLPLPWYFEAEDVRVACARNDSAFESAMNRSHPPVVVSLSSDADSLEPRLAGYEAYPEVIRTQDTSRTNITVFVEGAAANASDTP